A genomic stretch from Thermodesulfobacteriota bacterium includes:
- a CDS encoding YbhB/YbcL family Raf kinase inhibitor-like protein → MKNIILLTAAAGILILLAGNGSAQDFVLSSKEMKKQLTEDQVYSGFGCTGKNISPSLSWAGAPTETKSFAITVFDPDARKGRGWWHWLIFNIPAGIQELSADAGNMEKNLVPEGCVQSVTDFGKPGFGGACPPIGEIPHRYIFTVYALAVEKLDLNENASPRKVESALEKHALSRAALMSYYGR, encoded by the coding sequence ATGAAAAACATCATACTGCTGACAGCGGCGGCCGGCATCTTGATCCTTCTTGCCGGCAACGGTTCTGCCCAGGATTTTGTTCTGAGCAGTAAAGAAATGAAGAAGCAGCTTACCGAAGACCAGGTCTATTCCGGGTTTGGCTGCACCGGCAAAAACATTTCCCCGTCGCTGTCCTGGGCCGGCGCGCCGACGGAGACGAAAAGTTTCGCCATTACCGTTTTTGATCCCGACGCCCGAAAGGGCCGGGGCTGGTGGCACTGGCTTATATTCAATATTCCGGCCGGCATTCAAGAGCTGTCGGCGGACGCGGGCAATATGGAGAAAAACCTGGTTCCGGAAGGATGCGTCCAGAGCGTGACCGACTTCGGGAAGCCGGGTTTCGGCGGCGCCTGCCCTCCCATAGGCGAAATACCGCACCGGTATATCTTCACCGTTTATGCCCTGGCTGTCGAAAAACTGGATCTGAATGAGAACGCTTCGCCCAGGAAAGTGGAATCAGCCCTGGAAAAACATGCCCTGTCCAGAGCCGCTCTGATGTCTTATTACGGGCGGTAA